Proteins from a single region of Candidatus Woesearchaeota archaeon:
- a CDS encoding translation initiation factor, which produces MVGVCNQCGLPSDLCVCEAIAREQQKITVKIEKRKFGKKYTVVSGIQKEVNVDDLFKKLKSKFACGGTAKTGQIELQGDHKIRIKKALIELGFPDETIEIV; this is translated from the coding sequence ATGGTCGGTGTATGTAACCAATGTGGATTGCCTTCGGACCTTTGTGTCTGTGAAGCAATTGCTCGTGAACAACAAAAGATCACGGTCAAAATTGAAAAACGAAAATTTGGAAAGAAGTATACAGTCGTTTCCGGGATTCAAAAGGAAGTAAATGTTGACGACCTCTTCAAGAAGCTCAAATCCAAATTCGCCTGCGGGGGGACTGCGAAAACCGGTCAAATCGAACTTCAAGGCGATCATAAAATTCGTATCAAAAAAGCACTCATCGAACTCGGTTTTCCCGACGAGACCATTGAAATAGTTTGA
- the rpmC gene encoding 50S ribosomal protein L29, which yields MRTTKEISSLSVTEIRARLEEFKKELLKLNTQVASGANTQNPGRLRQLKKNIARAYTFLSMKEEEVSSNK from the coding sequence ATGAGAACTACTAAAGAAATTTCCTCTCTCTCAGTAACAGAGATTCGTGCTCGTCTCGAAGAATTTAAAAAGGAACTCTTAAAACTTAATACTCAGGTCGCTTCAGGAGCAAACACTCAAAATCCTGGACGATTACGACAATTAAAGAAAAATATTGCTCGGGCATACACATTCCTATCAATGAAAGAAGAAGAGGTTTCCTCTAACAAATAA
- a CDS encoding 30S ribosomal protein S3, which produces MIEREFIAQKTKEFYIKKFVRERLKNAGISQVTLKKIPLGEKIIVHASRPSVIVGSKGGNIRDLTKMLKQEFKLENPQIEITEVKDIFLDPVIVAERIASSLERFGSARFKGIGHKVMQNVLGAGALGVEIIISGKIPGARAKSWRFYQGYLKKCGDVAVVGVRHARASAVLKTGVIGIKVSIMPRDLILPDHIDILPEPVEQIEAITEAAGALDEDQAKKASPKKRAPAKKKTSSEKTDKADKKAPPRKTTNTKASASPENANENAELKGEEA; this is translated from the coding sequence ATGATTGAGAGAGAATTCATCGCACAGAAAACAAAAGAGTTTTACATAAAGAAATTCGTTCGTGAGCGCCTTAAAAATGCAGGTATTTCCCAAGTAACTCTTAAGAAAATTCCGTTAGGTGAAAAAATAATTGTTCACGCAAGTCGACCAAGCGTCATTGTTGGTTCCAAAGGTGGAAATATTCGCGATTTGACTAAGATGCTTAAACAAGAGTTTAAACTTGAAAATCCTCAAATTGAAATTACAGAAGTAAAAGATATTTTCCTTGATCCAGTAATCGTTGCAGAACGTATTGCTTCCTCATTAGAGCGGTTTGGTTCAGCTCGTTTCAAAGGTATTGGTCATAAAGTCATGCAAAATGTGCTTGGTGCTGGTGCTCTTGGAGTTGAAATTATCATCTCTGGTAAAATTCCTGGTGCTCGTGCAAAAAGTTGGCGTTTTTATCAAGGTTATTTGAAAAAATGCGGAGATGTAGCAGTAGTTGGTGTTCGACATGCTCGTGCTAGTGCAGTCCTTAAAACAGGAGTTATTGGCATTAAAGTTTCCATTATGCCTCGGGATCTTATACTTCCTGATCATATTGATATTTTACCTGAACCAGTGGAACAAATAGAAGCAATCACTGAAGCAGCAGGTGCTTTAGACGAGGATCAAGCTAAAAAAGCTTCTCCTAAAAAAAGAGCTCCTGCAAAAAAGAAAACATCTTCAGAAAAAACTGATAAAGCTGACAAAAAAGCTCCACCTCGTAAAACAACCAATACTAAAGCATCAGCTTCCCCTGAAAATGCAAATGAAAATGCTGAATTAAAAGGTGAAGAAGCATGA
- the rplV gene encoding 50S ribosomal protein L22 has product MAKTIELDASKCASAKSFNLPISSRQSTEIGRFLRYRSVEFATRTLQEVVALRTPVPYRRHVFDLGHKPGIGPGRFPQKAAKEFLRVILGAQKNAQFKGLNTQSLKIVKLISHKASIPPMAGRHRHAGRRTHLEVVVAEMKSAPKASSKSATPKTSKKAAAPKAASEGVQQ; this is encoded by the coding sequence ATGGCAAAAACCATCGAATTGGATGCAAGTAAATGCGCAAGCGCAAAATCATTTAACCTTCCTATTTCCTCTCGTCAGAGTACAGAAATTGGTCGCTTCTTGCGTTATCGAAGCGTAGAATTTGCAACACGAACACTCCAAGAAGTTGTTGCTTTGCGCACTCCTGTTCCTTACCGACGCCATGTATTTGATTTAGGTCATAAACCTGGTATTGGCCCTGGTCGTTTTCCTCAAAAAGCAGCTAAAGAATTTTTACGAGTTATACTTGGTGCGCAAAAAAATGCTCAGTTTAAAGGTCTCAATACTCAAAGTCTTAAAATTGTTAAATTAATTTCCCATAAAGCTTCGATTCCGCCTATGGCTGGTCGTCACCGTCACGCAGGTCGTCGAACTCATTTAGAAGTTGTCGTAGCAGAGATGAAATCTGCTCCAAAAGCAAGTTCAAAGTCAGCTACTCCTAAAACCTCCAAAAAGGCAGCTGCTCCTAAAGCAGCAAGTGAAGGTGTACAACAATGA
- a CDS encoding 30S ribosomal protein S19: MAKGFMWKGLTEDQIVKLDLTTFAGMINARHRRTLKRGFTPEQKKLLASLDAGKDNIKTHCRDMIILPKMVGRTLKVYNGKEFIPVSITAEMLGHYVSEFSHSRRVVAHSAAGIGATRSSKSVSAR, encoded by the coding sequence ATGGCAAAAGGATTCATGTGGAAAGGACTTACGGAAGATCAAATTGTTAAGCTAGATCTAACCACTTTTGCAGGAATGATTAATGCTCGTCATCGTCGCACACTTAAGCGTGGATTTACTCCAGAACAAAAGAAATTACTTGCCTCTCTTGATGCAGGCAAAGATAATATCAAAACTCATTGTCGTGACATGATTATCCTTCCAAAGATGGTAGGTAGAACACTTAAAGTATATAATGGGAAAGAATTCATTCCTGTTTCCATTACTGCAGAAATGCTTGGACATTACGTAAGTGAATTTTCCCATTCACGAAGAGTTGTTGCACACAGTGCAGCAGGTATTGGCGCAACGCGCTCAAGTAAATCTGTTTCAGCGAGGTAA